A window from Mytilus galloprovincialis chromosome 8, xbMytGall1.hap1.1, whole genome shotgun sequence encodes these proteins:
- the LOC143085117 gene encoding heat shock 70 kDa protein 12A-like has product MAQIPSKRCGFCNDNLSALYCDGCEQFLCLICKRNIHDKVPRFKDHKVLDINKVSNSVFKPKPVCISHKKEFLLYCSTCDCLACKECMTSSHNGHTTDSIENIVDVYRDDAKQIQEKLKAKVEILQSTLETIETNQTLQIKSDFDSHVQKVEGTSREMYGIVDHIKTINMTAASDFQTIEKQDLERKRVFFQRHYDDSSSTLLQFETLIQEPYAVTFFTEWKRLKKDVNNMCDIDQKLEDPKQIESFNEEYFMRAVIEEIDNRLTKRMLNEKKSKIDELQMEVDDSKRKQAKLENLSHKQENYIKELQQKLRNGTCGEEQLQYKNERPIVALIEDKDALKQKQTHLPPIRIPSMRNALVCAALDIGTTHSGYAYSTRNEYEKEQTNIHTNIWKGSSLCSFKAPTAVLLDSGQKLVAFGYEAENMYSELVADEEHEDYYYFRKLMMLPEKGINRNTEIMDELNKPMAALDVLHLTIRFLKDHILKAIRINYRCIEDRDIHYAFTVPAIWDDSAYAFMKEAAYMAGIRREQLSLIPDPEAVFIYCQHLKYKNDQFAIPQTIRPGMQYMVVDLGGSTANITVHQRYGDGSLKEVVPASGGPWSGKSLDEAFLRFLKRICGPKVMKELRKTELEDFIDLVREFESKKRSIRVDQTSRVVVTLPVSLIDLMKRHKKITKIGLDQSPYGQAVSYSNQKLHISPDTFRDLFQSTTEALINHLERMFRDDKLSDLDNLIMVGGFSECELIQHRMKEKFGKHKKIIIPEEAGLAVLKGAVLFGHQPIAITRVLRRTYGIRSWPEWDLQMHSESKRVHLDGVNRCKDIFFKYFQVGEMVQCSQQESQVFQAVRPFETTLECAIYVSSDPNPLYVTDPSCQRLGNLIVDLPRMKNTDASKILVEITMVIGDTELLVRAKNFVTGRVFETQLDMC; this is encoded by the exons ATGGCTCAAATTCCATCTAAACGATGTGGTTTTTGCAATGATAACTTATCAGCGTTATATTGCGATGGATGCGAACAGTTTTTATGTCTGATATGTAAAAGGAATATTCATGACAAAGTGCCACGTTTTAAGGATCATAAGGTATTAGATATCAATAAAGTTAGTAACAGTGTTTTTAAACCAAAACCAGTTTGTATATCCCATAAGAAGGAATTCCTTTTATATTGCAGTACATGTGATTGCCTTGCATGCAAGGAATGTATGACAAGTTCTCACAATGGACACACAACTGACTcaatagaaaatattgttgatgtttaCCGTGACGATGCCAAACAAATACAGGAGAAGTTGAAAGCGAAAGTAGAAATTTTACAAAGTACATTGGAAACGATAGAAACAAATCAAACGCTTCAGATTAAATCAGATTTTGACTCTCACGTCCAGAAAGTCGAGGGAACTTCCCGGGAGATGTATGGAATAGTTGATCatatcaaaacaataaatatgacCGCTGCATCAGACTTCCAAACGATTGAGAAACAAGATTTGGAAAGGAAACGAGTTTTCTTCCAGCGGCATTATGACGATTCATCCAGTACCTTACTTCAGTTTGAGACTCTCATTCAAGAACCATATGCCGTAACATTCTTTACAGAGTGGAAACGTCTAAAAAAAGATGTAAACAATATGTGTGATATCGATCAAAAACTTGAAGATCCAAAACAAATTGAAAGTTTCAACGAAGAATATTTTATGAGAGCAGTTATTGAAGAAATCGATAATAGGCTTACAAAGAG gatgttaaacgagaaaaaaagtaaaattgacGAACTGCAGATGGAAGTGGACGATTCAAAACGCAAGCAAGCAAAACTTGAAAATCTATCACA TAAGCAAGAAAATTACATCAAAGAACTTCAACAAAAACTCCGAAATGGAACTTGTGGAGAAGAACAACTCCAATACAAGAATGAAAGACCAATTGTAGCGCTGATTGAGGATAAAGATGCattaaaacagaaacaaacaCACTTACC acCGATCAGGATACCGTCTATGCGAAATGCTCTGGTCTGTGCAGCTTTAGATATAGGTACTACACATTCAGGCTATGCCTATAGTACAAGGAATGAATATGAAAAGGAACAAACAAATATCCATACAAATATCTGGAAAGGATCCTCATTATGTTCATTTAAAGCACCTACAGCCGTTTTACTAGATTCAGGTCAGAAGCTTGTAGCGTTTGGATATGAGGCTGAAAACATGTACTCTGAATTAGTTGCTGATGAAGAACAtgaagattattattattttcgaaAACTTATGATGCTTCCTGAGAAG GGGATAAATAGAAATACAGAGATAATGGATGAATTGAATAAACCAATGGCCGCCTTGGATGTGCTTCATCTTACTATCAGATTTCTTAAAGATCATATCCTCAAAGCAATAAGGATTAACTATAGATGTATAGAAGACAGAGATATACATTACGCGTTTACAGTACCAGCTATTTGGGATGATTCGGCTTATGCATTTATGAAAGAAGCTGCGTATATg GCTGGTATAAGAAGAGAACAGTTGAGTCTTATTCCAGATCCTGAAGCAGTTTTTATCTACTGTCAGCATCTAAAGTATAAAAACGACCAATTCGCAATTCCACAAACAATTAGACCGGGAATGCAGTATATGGTTGTCGACTTAGGAG gaAGCACCGCCAATATTACAGTCCATCAAAGATATGGAGATGGTTCACTTAAGGAAGTTGTTCCTGCCAGTGGTGGTCCCTGGAGTGGTAAATCTTTAGATGAAGCTTTCCTTAGATTTCTTAAAAGAATTTGTGGACCCAAAGTTATGAAAGAATTAAGAAAAACTGAACTTGAGGACTTTATTGACTTAGTCAGAGAATTTGAAAGCAAAAAGAGGTCAATACGTGTAGATCAAACTAGTAGAGTAGTCGTTACATTGCCTGTTTCTTTAATTGATTTAATGAAAAGGcataaaaaaataacgaaaatagGTCTAGATCAATCACCGTATGGTCAGGCAGTTTCTTACAGCAATCAAAAGTTACACATTTCCCCAGATACATTTAGAGATTTATTCCAATCTACAACTGAAGCCTTAATAAACCATCTAGAAAGAATGTTTCGTGATGACAAGTTATCTGATTTAGACAATCTTATCATGGTAGGGGGATTTTCTGAATGTGAGCTAATACAGCATAGAATGAAAGAAAAATTTGGAAAACATAAAAAGATAATTATTCCTGAAGAAGCAGGTCTTGCTGTCCTTAAAGGAGCAGTTTTATTCGGACATCAACCAATTGCGATTACCAGAGTTCTTCGTCGTACATATGGTATCAGGAGCTGGCCAGAATGGGATCTTCAAATGCACTCAGAATCAAAGAGAGTTCATCTAGATGGTGTTAATCGatgtaaagatatttttttcaaatattttcaagtCGGTGAGATGGTCCAGTGTAGTCAACAGGAGTCTCAGGTATTCCAAGCAGTAAGACCATTTGAAACAACTCTAGAATGTGCAATCTACGTATCATCTGACCCTAATCCACTATACGTTACAGATCCAAGCTGTCAGCGATTAGGCAACTTAATTGTTGATTTGCCACGAATGAAAAATACAGATGCTTCAAAGATTTTGGTAGAAATAACAATGGTAATCGGTGATACTGAACTTTTAGTTAGAGCAAAAAACTTTGTCACTGGAAGAGTTTTTGAGACTCAACTTGATATGTGTTAG